In a genomic window of Babylonia areolata isolate BAREFJ2019XMU chromosome 3, ASM4173473v1, whole genome shotgun sequence:
- the LOC143280196 gene encoding tartrate-resistant acid phosphatase type 5-like yields MAAKMLGSVLLFVLCAGGCWGLDSLRFLVIGDMGGLPTWPYRTPIEVGTANQMARISTLYNPHFIIELGDNFYFDGVTSVDDKRFQETFEEVYVHPSLHIPWYLIAGNHDHNGNVSAQIAYSQRSKRWNYPDYYYNLQQKIPGSSASVDFVMMDTILLCGNTGDDRLHTQPSGPEDIRTAQQQWAFVEKSLQASNATYLFTVGHFPVYSVAEHGPTDCLVKGLEPLLYKNKASGHMSGHDHNLQHLQTSQGGHTVDYILSGSANFIDASEAHKTSVPKGSSKFHWADVTKLGGFVFAEATATNMTFTYIEASGTVLYKTTVFPRKV; encoded by the exons ATGGCAGCCAAGATGTTGGGAAGCGTTTTGCTGTTTGTCTTGTGCGCAG GGGGGTGCTGGGGACTGGACAGCCTGCGGTTCCTGGTGATCGGAGACATGGGGGGGCTGCCAACCTGGCCCTACCGCACGCCCATTGAGGTGGGCACAGCCAATCAGATGGCCCGCATCTCCACACTCTACAACCCCCACTTCATCATAGAGCTGGGAGACAACTTCTACTTTGATGGTGTCACCAGTGTCGATGACAAACGATTTCAG GAGACGTTTGAAGAGGTGTACGTTCACCCATCTCTCCACATCCCCTGGTATCTCATCGCTGGCAACCATGACCACAACGGCAACGTCAGTGCCCAGATCGCATACAGCCAGCGATCCAAACGATG gaactacccagactactactacaacctgCAGCAGAAGATTCCGGGCTCGTCAGCCAGTGTGGACTTTGTGATGATGGACACCATTCTGCTGTGCGGCAACACCGGGGACGACCGGCTGCACACCCAGCCCTCGGGGCCTGAGGACATCCGCACCGCACAGCAACAGTGGGCCTTTGTGGAGAAGAGCCTTCAGGCCAGCAA CGCCACCTACCTGTTCACGGTGGGTCACTTCCCAGTGTACTCTGTGGCGGAGCACGGGCCAACCGACTGCCTGGTGAAGGGCCTGGAACCCTTGCTGTACAAGAACAAAGCATCAGGCCACATGAGTGGTCACGACCATAACCTCCAG CACCTACAGACCAGCCAGGGAGGCCACACTGTGGACTACATCCTGTCAGGGTCTGCCAACTTCATCGATGCCAGTGAGGCCCACAAGACTTCCGTGCCCAAGGGGTCCTCCAAGTTCCACTGGGCTGATGTCACCAAGCTGGGCGGCTTCGTCTTCGCTGAGGCCACCGCCACCAACATGACCTTCACCTACATCGAAGCGTCTGGAACCGTCCTGTACAAAACCACCGTCTTTCCCCGTAAAGTTTAA